In the Desulfosporosinus acidiphilus SJ4 genome, CCACCATATGATTATGTAAGTACAGGTATTTTTACATTTGAGATTGATGAGTATCATTGTAAACGAAAACGTTGGCATGATACTGATAATCGTAAAATTGAAAATCAGATAGGTGAAATAATAATTTGGCTAATGGAAGCTGTTCAGGTAGTTAAGACAAAGCGAGAAGAGAGTGAATTAGAAGCAAAACGAAAACTTGAAGAGAAGCTTGAACGGGATCGCAAAGAGAAAATTGAAAAGCATGAGACAGAACTCCTTGAAACCTTTGAAGAACTAGCTAGTGACTCAGATAGGGCTGAGAAAATCCGCAGGTTTGCTAAGCGAATCGAGTTAAAATGTGAGGAAATAACTGATGCGGAGAAGAGAAAACAGGTTCTAAGCTTTATTAAATGGGCGCGTGATAAAGCAGATTGGATTGATCCTTTGATAGAAAAGGAGGACGAGATATTAGGGGGAAGAGAGTACTTATTTGACTTATTAGAATGGGAGGATTGAACAGTTTATGGCAGTAAGTTTCCTAAAGTAATACATATGCTCTCTTGCTTCGCTATTTTTGATGATTGAATTTAATTTAAAAATAGTATTCTCCGTTTTCCAAAAGAAGGCCCTTTTCAGGGGAGGTTGCAAAGTATATCACTGCCGGGATCGAAAAAGGCGTGTGCGTTGATACTGGTGGGGGGCATCGAACAAAAATGCTTGTTAAACATGAAAATGAATTATCTTACCCCCCCCTAAAAGGCTAGATTAAAAATGACGATAGGTTGTATAAAATGTAAGCCTTTAGTATAATAAAGTACTAGAGGTGAAAATTGTGGAACATTTGGAATATGCTTCAATCGAAAGAGAATTTTATAATCAAAAGTCGATCAAGAAAAGAATAGAAGCCTTGTTTTTGAATAACATAGGGAAAATTATTACAAATAATCAATTAGTAGAGGTTGCAAAAGATCCGATAACAGGAAAGGAACCCGAGAATTGGCATCAACGATTATCTGAATTACGAACTGATGACGGTTATACTATATTAAGTCAAAGAGATAGAAATGATTTAAAGCTTGGGGAATATTTAATGTTATCGACCGAGAAAAGAGCAAAGATAAATAAAAGAGTCTACCCCTCAAAGGAGTGCTGGAAGAAGGTTTTACAAAGAGCAAATAATAGTTGTGAATGGTCAGAAGGTGGACAAATATGTGGCTTAAAAGATGGTGATGTAGATCCTATTGGTGGTGGAAAAGTTAAGCTAACGGCTGATCATCTACAACCGCATTCTTTTGGACAAAAGGTAGATATCAATAATCCCGATGATTGGCAAGCACTTTGTGGTCGACACCAAGTAGTTAAGAAGAATTTTTGGGATAGTAAGACTGGTAAGCTAAATATTAAGGCTATTCTTCAGGCAATCCCAACAGAAGAAAAAGAAAATGCATATGAATTTTTAAGAGACTTTTTCAACAAATAAAAATTTGTTGAAATGAGTTAAACAAAATCAAAATATAGTATATACTATGACGAGGAAAAACCTCGTCATTTATTTTTAGGGGATTTACAATGATAAGGAGTTGAAATGATTGAAACCTATTGACTTTCCTATAAGTCATATAATTGAGCCAGATACTTGGCCCAAAAGATATGATGTACATAAATATTGGGGTAAGAAGCCCTCAAACGTAATTTCTGAATATATTAACTACTTTACAAATGAAAATGATACTGTTTTAGATGTATTTTCCGGATTTGGAGTTACGGTTATAGAAGCTGTGATTAATAATAGAGTCGGCATTGGCGTTGATATTAATCCAATATCGAAATATATCTGTGAATCAATGCTTAATCACATTGATTTACAGGAATTTAAAAATGAATATAAAAAGATGGAGATAGCTCTAAATAATGAGATGAAATGGTTGTATAGCACCACTTGCCCGAATTGTAATGAAGCCAGTAAAATAGTTTCAACTGTATGGGAAAATGCTAAACCAGTTGAAATAAAATATTTATGCGAACATTGTAAAGGTAAAGGTATAAAACCCGTGGATAATTCAGATCTAATCACGATTGAGGAAATCAATAATACTAGAATAAAATACTGGTATCCGAATGACGAGATCTTTAAAGGCTGGGAAACAAAAAAGCTTGAGAGAGCGGGTATAGTGAATTTTAGTGATATATATACCAAAAGAAATCTTCATGCTTTGAGTGCCATATTCCATTATATTGCTAACATTGAGAATGAATCAATTAGAGAGGCATTTGTTGTTGTATTTACTTCAATGATAGCTCAGGCATCAAAAATGATTGCTAACTATAAAGGAAACTCAGGAGGGCCATCATGGAAAATTAATACTTACTGGTTACCACAGAATTGGCAGGAATTAAATGCTTGGCACTACTTTGAGAATCGATATAAGAAAATGCTGAAAGGAAAACTTGAAACAAATGAGTTAGTCGGAGATAAAAAAAATTATAACTTCATCTTAAAATCATCGTGTAACCTTACAAATGTGATTAAGGATAATTCAATAGACTACATTTTTACTGACCCTCCTTACGGTGGTGAGGGAATTCAATACTTAGAGCTTAGTTATATATGGAATTCCTGGTTAAGATATTTTGGGGAGAGGATTGACTGGGAAAATGAGGTTGTCTTTAATCCATATCGAGAAGGTAATTTTGATGAAAAACATTATGAGACAAAGCTTACAGAAGTATTTAAGGAAGCATATAGAGTTCTAAAAGATGGGGCCTGGATGACAGTAACTTTCGCTAACAAAGATTTGAAGATCTGGAATTCAATAATAAGGGCTTTTAAAAATTCAGGGTTTAGACTTGTTAATATCATTCCTATGGAAGCTTCTGCCCCGAATATAACACAAATGTTACTAAAGGAAACACCGAAGACAGATTTAATAATTAACGTAAGGAAGACTAGTGAACCTACAGAAAAAATAAACATGGATTTTGATATTGCTCATAAAATAGAAGAAATAGCAGATAATTGCATTAACGTGAATAATAAAGTGAGTTTAAGTATGCTTTTTGATAACTTGCTAATAAAGTGGTTTAGTATCAAATACTCTCATGAAAACAATGATGAGCAATTAATTGAATTTGATAAGAAAATGATAGAAAATTATATGAATTCTAACGAGAAATATATACTTTACAATTGCAATGAAACGAATGAGTTAAGAAAAAAAGCTGACCTAGAATGGACGTTAAATAAATAACACTGAAACTGAATTGGTTTTTGTTATTTTTAAGAGAATTGGAATTAATGAGATGGACATTTCCCACAGCCGCACTTTTTGGCGTTGCCTTATCCAGCTGTAATTTTATTGATTTTTCCATACCCAATATCCTTTGAATCGAGGTTAAAATACCTGATCTTGCTATGCCCAGCCTATTCTTTATAATTTGGTTGTACTCATCTGACATATCACAGATTAGGGCTTTCCTATTATGTTTTTTAGCCACAGGCCCAGTTAGCGAAAGCTTCAAAGAATATGTAGTAGACCAACTTGGAAAGTTGGGTTTTGTAACGGTCAAAAAGATGTTTGGCGGGGCTGGTATTTACTATGACGGGCCAATTGTAATGCTCGCTCATCTATTCCCAGAAGGGGGAGGGAGCCCCGGCTTGTTAAAGAGGTACAGTTGGATTTAAGGGATGTGCTGG is a window encoding:
- a CDS encoding HNH endonuclease, which produces MEHLEYASIEREFYNQKSIKKRIEALFLNNIGKIITNNQLVEVAKDPITGKEPENWHQRLSELRTDDGYTILSQRDRNDLKLGEYLMLSTEKRAKINKRVYPSKECWKKVLQRANNSCEWSEGGQICGLKDGDVDPIGGGKVKLTADHLQPHSFGQKVDINNPDDWQALCGRHQVVKKNFWDSKTGKLNIKAILQAIPTEEKENAYEFLRDFFNK
- a CDS encoding DNA methyltransferase → MKPIDFPISHIIEPDTWPKRYDVHKYWGKKPSNVISEYINYFTNENDTVLDVFSGFGVTVIEAVINNRVGIGVDINPISKYICESMLNHIDLQEFKNEYKKMEIALNNEMKWLYSTTCPNCNEASKIVSTVWENAKPVEIKYLCEHCKGKGIKPVDNSDLITIEEINNTRIKYWYPNDEIFKGWETKKLERAGIVNFSDIYTKRNLHALSAIFHYIANIENESIREAFVVVFTSMIAQASKMIANYKGNSGGPSWKINTYWLPQNWQELNAWHYFENRYKKMLKGKLETNELVGDKKNYNFILKSSCNLTNVIKDNSIDYIFTDPPYGGEGIQYLELSYIWNSWLRYFGERIDWENEVVFNPYREGNFDEKHYETKLTEVFKEAYRVLKDGAWMTVTFANKDLKIWNSIIRAFKNSGFRLVNIIPMEASAPNITQMLLKETPKTDLIINVRKTSEPTEKINMDFDIAHKIEEIADNCINVNNKVSLSMLFDNLLIKWFSIKYSHENNDEQLIEFDKKMIENYMNSNEKYILYNCNETNELRKKADLEWTLNK